A genomic stretch from Desulfolutivibrio sulfodismutans DSM 3696 includes:
- a CDS encoding ABC transporter ATP-binding protein, whose protein sequence is MLELRDIHTYYGNIHALKGVTLRVEKGEIVCLIGANGAGKTTTLMSISGVTPPRQGTVAFLDEDVTRFTTEKIVARGITQVPEGRMIFPRLTVRENLLMGAYLRKDKDGIKAGEERAYELFPVLRERRTQMGGTLSGGEQQMLAIGRALMAQPALLLLDEPSLGLAPMVVENIFEIIQQINAEGVTVMLVEQNAQMALQISHRGYVLETGAVILEGPSADLLADPKVRLAYLGLD, encoded by the coding sequence ATGCTTGAGCTTCGTGACATCCACACCTACTACGGCAACATCCATGCCTTAAAAGGCGTCACCCTGCGCGTGGAGAAAGGCGAGATCGTGTGCCTTATCGGGGCCAACGGCGCGGGCAAGACCACCACGCTTATGAGCATAAGCGGCGTCACCCCGCCACGGCAGGGGACCGTGGCCTTTCTGGACGAGGACGTCACCCGCTTCACCACGGAAAAAATCGTGGCCCGGGGCATCACCCAGGTTCCCGAGGGGCGCATGATCTTTCCGCGCCTGACCGTGCGCGAGAATCTGCTCATGGGGGCCTACCTGCGTAAGGACAAGGACGGCATCAAGGCAGGCGAGGAGAGGGCTTACGAGCTTTTTCCGGTCTTGCGGGAGCGCCGTACCCAGATGGGCGGCACCCTGTCCGGGGGCGAGCAGCAGATGCTTGCCATCGGCCGCGCGCTCATGGCACAACCCGCCTTGCTGCTTCTCGACGAACCCTCCCTGGGACTTGCGCCCATGGTCGTGGAGAACATTTTCGAGATCATTCAACAGATCAACGCCGAGGGCGTCACGGTCATGCTCGTGGAGCAAAACGCCCAGATGGCCCTGCAGATCTCCCACAGGGGCTACGTCCTGGAGACGGGGGCGGTCATCCTGGAAGGGCCCTCGGCCGATCTTTTGGCCGATCCCAAAGTGCGCCTGGCCTATCTCGGCCTGGATTGA